The Leifsonia williamsii genome includes a region encoding these proteins:
- a CDS encoding YhgE/Pip domain-containing protein — protein MKIPQMIAAEFRRLTASPMSIVALVALMAVPVLYGGLYLWANQNPYANLDKVPAAIVVDDAGATVDGVETNYGEKVADQLVKDGSFDWTVVSSPSAAARGVDDSAYDFSITFPEDFSSALASASGENPHRAVVTLTTNDTNSYLASTIGTQAAEKIRTSIVQQVNEQAAKQFLVGLADIRSSLVKAVGGADQLVDGSASAQSGASALADGTAQLADGSQTLATSLGTLASGAQQVSDGAAQLKDGAAQVAAGNDQLAAKATEAGQVAAQVAADAPAVGQQLIERLKAAGATQEQLDQVQAALDQIDGKVQGGNSQVQALVGQVNQLAAGADQVSAGATQLASGASQVASGSQQAASGSQELASGAASASTGAAQLRDGLTTLHDGTVSLRDGLKDGVKQIPDSSADLRQKQASTIADPVNLKNDTITSAGTYGAGLAPFFVALAGWIGIYALFLIVKPVSRRAITALHSPIKVTLAGWLTPGLLGAVQMVGLFAIVSGALGFRIDNPLGMYGLMALASVTFAAIILALNVWLGSVGQFLGLVLMVLQLVTAGGTFPWQTLPGPLAALHHVLPMSFAVDGIRQLMYGGNPATAWADAGVLALWMLIALLLATIGVTRMTHFRTLRDLRPSLIG, from the coding sequence ATGAAGATCCCGCAGATGATCGCGGCGGAGTTCCGCCGCCTGACCGCCAGCCCGATGTCGATCGTCGCGCTCGTCGCGCTGATGGCCGTCCCGGTGCTCTACGGCGGCCTGTACCTGTGGGCCAACCAGAACCCGTACGCCAACCTCGACAAGGTGCCCGCCGCGATCGTCGTCGACGACGCCGGCGCCACCGTCGACGGGGTGGAGACCAACTACGGCGAGAAGGTCGCCGACCAGCTGGTGAAGGACGGCTCGTTCGACTGGACCGTCGTCTCCTCCCCCTCCGCCGCCGCCCGCGGCGTGGACGACTCGGCCTACGACTTCAGCATCACCTTCCCGGAGGACTTCTCCTCCGCGCTCGCGTCGGCCTCCGGCGAGAACCCGCACCGGGCGGTCGTGACCCTGACGACCAACGACACCAACAGCTACCTCGCCTCGACCATCGGCACGCAGGCGGCGGAGAAGATCCGCACCTCCATCGTCCAGCAGGTCAACGAGCAGGCGGCGAAGCAGTTCCTGGTCGGCCTGGCCGACATCCGTTCGAGCCTGGTGAAGGCGGTGGGAGGCGCCGACCAGCTGGTCGACGGCAGCGCGAGCGCGCAGTCCGGCGCCTCCGCCCTGGCCGACGGCACCGCGCAGCTGGCCGACGGGTCGCAGACGCTCGCCACCTCGCTCGGCACCCTCGCCTCCGGCGCTCAGCAGGTGAGCGACGGCGCCGCCCAGCTCAAGGACGGCGCCGCGCAGGTCGCGGCCGGCAACGACCAGCTCGCCGCGAAGGCGACGGAGGCCGGCCAGGTCGCCGCGCAGGTCGCCGCCGACGCGCCGGCCGTCGGGCAGCAGCTCATCGAGCGCTTGAAGGCCGCGGGAGCGACCCAGGAGCAGCTCGACCAGGTGCAGGCGGCGCTCGACCAGATCGACGGCAAGGTGCAGGGCGGCAACTCCCAGGTGCAGGCGCTCGTCGGCCAGGTGAACCAGCTCGCCGCGGGTGCGGACCAGGTCTCTGCGGGCGCGACGCAGCTCGCTTCCGGTGCCTCGCAGGTCGCGTCCGGCTCGCAGCAGGCCGCGTCGGGCTCGCAGGAGCTCGCCTCCGGCGCGGCCAGCGCCTCCACCGGCGCCGCACAGCTTCGCGACGGCCTCACCACGCTGCACGACGGCACCGTCAGCCTGCGCGACGGGCTGAAAGACGGCGTGAAGCAGATCCCGGACTCGTCGGCCGACCTGCGCCAGAAGCAGGCGTCGACGATCGCCGACCCGGTGAACCTGAAGAACGACACCATCACCTCCGCCGGGACCTACGGCGCCGGCCTCGCGCCCTTCTTCGTGGCGCTGGCGGGCTGGATCGGCATCTACGCCCTCTTCCTGATCGTGAAGCCGGTCTCGCGCCGGGCGATCACGGCCCTCCACTCGCCGATCAAGGTCACGCTCGCCGGCTGGCTGACGCCGGGCCTCCTCGGCGCGGTGCAGATGGTCGGCCTGTTCGCTATCGTGTCGGGCGCGCTCGGCTTCCGCATCGACAACCCGCTCGGCATGTACGGGCTGATGGCGCTCGCGTCGGTCACCTTCGCGGCGATCATCCTCGCGCTGAACGTCTGGCTGGGCAGCGTCGGGCAGTTCCTCGGCCTCGTGCTGATGGTGCTGCAGCTCGTGACGGCGGGAGGGACGTTCCCGTGGCAGACGCTGCCGGGGCCGCTCGCCGCGCTGCACCACGTGCTCCCGATGTCGTTCGCGGTCGACGGCATCCGGCAGCTCATGTACGGCGGCAATCCCGCCACGGCCTGGGCGGATGCGGGCGTGCTGGCGCTGTGGATGCTGATCGCGCTGCTGCTCGCGACGATCGGGGTCACGCGGATGACGCACTTCCGGACGCTGCGCGACCTGCGGCCGTCGCTGATCGGGTAG
- a CDS encoding metallophosphoesterase family protein, giving the protein MTAPLRILHLSDTHLTGDGRLHYGIVDNLAGLDRVLARAGGAEQVDVVVVSGDLSDDGSAASYRLLAGTLEPWAAQRGARIVYAMGNHDLPNGFEEVLGAREAVVDVRGFRVVTVDTTVPRAGYGRVGQERLERLRAVLASPAPHGSVMVLHHPPVPPTTGLFEPLRLVDPEPLLAMCDATDVRLILAGHFHHGLVTQAGERGIPVVVAPAVANTTDVLWPAPGERAVRGAGFAWVTLPASGPLRAHLIGAPSPDDGETVYELDADAIARIAADAGYPG; this is encoded by the coding sequence GTGACGGCTCCCCTGCGCATCCTCCACCTCAGCGACACGCACCTCACCGGCGACGGGAGGCTGCACTACGGCATCGTCGACAACCTCGCCGGGCTCGACCGCGTGCTCGCGCGCGCGGGCGGTGCGGAGCAGGTCGACGTGGTCGTGGTCTCCGGCGACCTCTCGGACGACGGGAGCGCCGCCTCCTACCGCCTGCTCGCGGGCACGCTCGAGCCGTGGGCCGCGCAGCGCGGCGCCCGCATCGTGTACGCGATGGGCAACCACGATCTCCCCAATGGCTTCGAGGAGGTGCTCGGGGCTCGGGAGGCCGTGGTCGACGTGCGCGGCTTCCGTGTCGTGACCGTCGATACGACCGTGCCGCGCGCCGGGTACGGCCGTGTCGGCCAGGAGCGGCTGGAACGGCTGCGTGCCGTGCTCGCGTCGCCCGCTCCGCACGGGAGCGTGATGGTCCTGCACCATCCGCCCGTCCCTCCGACGACCGGGCTGTTCGAGCCGCTGCGGCTGGTCGACCCGGAGCCGCTGCTGGCGATGTGCGACGCGACCGACGTGCGACTCATCCTCGCCGGGCACTTCCACCACGGCCTCGTGACGCAGGCGGGCGAGCGCGGCATCCCCGTCGTCGTCGCCCCGGCGGTTGCGAACACGACCGACGTGCTGTGGCCGGCGCCGGGCGAGCGCGCGGTCCGCGGTGCCGGCTTCGCCTGGGTGACGCTGCCGGCCTCCGGCCCGCTGCGTGCGCACCTGATCGGGGCACCCTCCCCCGACGACGGCGAGACGGTCTACGAGCTCGACGCCGACGCGATCGCCCGCATCGCGGCCGACGCCGGCTACCCCGGCTGA
- a CDS encoding TrmH family RNA methyltransferase, with product MTTHGVGPWAGEWPDDPHYDPDLLRHGDTRNVIDRYRYWRMEAIVADLDQHRHPFHVAIENWQHDMNIGSIVRSANAFAADTVHIIGRRRWNKRGAMVTDRYQHLQHHDDVAAFVAWAREAGLPIIAVDNVPGSVLIETFDLPRACVLLFGQEGPGLSEEALAAADAVVEIAQFGSTRSINASAAAAVAMHAWIRAHVPFPKS from the coding sequence CTGACCACCCACGGCGTCGGCCCCTGGGCGGGCGAATGGCCGGACGACCCGCACTACGACCCCGACCTCCTGCGCCACGGCGACACCCGCAACGTCATCGACCGGTACCGGTACTGGCGGATGGAGGCGATCGTCGCCGACCTCGACCAGCACAGGCACCCGTTCCACGTCGCCATCGAGAACTGGCAGCACGACATGAACATCGGCTCGATCGTGCGCAGCGCCAACGCGTTCGCGGCCGACACCGTGCACATCATCGGGCGCCGGAGGTGGAACAAGCGCGGCGCGATGGTCACCGACCGGTACCAGCACCTCCAGCACCACGACGACGTGGCCGCCTTCGTGGCCTGGGCCCGGGAGGCCGGGTTGCCGATCATCGCGGTGGACAACGTCCCCGGGTCGGTGCTGATCGAGACGTTCGACCTCCCTCGCGCGTGCGTGCTGCTGTTCGGTCAGGAGGGGCCGGGGCTGTCGGAGGAGGCGCTCGCCGCGGCCGACGCGGTCGTCGAGATCGCGCAGTTCGGCTCCACCCGCTCGATCAACGCGTCCGCCGCGGCTGCCGTCGCGATGCACGCGTGGATCCGCGCGCACGTCCCGTTCCCGAAGTCGTGA
- a CDS encoding HAD-IIA family hydrolase, whose amino-acid sequence MSRRDEIECWLTDMDGVLVHENQALPGAPELIQQWRDQGVPFLVLTNNSIFTPRDLAARLRASGLHVPEESIWTSALATADFLKSQAPGGSAYVIGEAGLTTALHEAGFIMTDTNPDYVVVGETRSYSFDAITKAIRLIGKGARFISTNPDATGPSAEGPLPATGAVTAMITKATGMDPYVIGKPNPMMFRSAMNRIGAHSENTAMIGDRMDTDVVAGIEAGLHTILVLTGISDEAEIGRYPFRPDEILSGVNELVTKEPVETEL is encoded by the coding sequence ATGTCCCGTCGCGACGAGATCGAATGCTGGCTGACCGACATGGATGGCGTGCTCGTGCACGAGAACCAGGCGCTGCCCGGCGCGCCCGAGCTCATCCAGCAGTGGCGCGACCAGGGCGTCCCGTTCCTGGTGCTCACGAACAACTCCATCTTCACGCCGCGCGACCTGGCCGCCCGCCTGCGCGCGTCGGGCCTGCACGTGCCGGAGGAATCGATCTGGACCTCCGCACTGGCCACCGCCGACTTCCTCAAGTCGCAGGCCCCGGGAGGCTCGGCCTACGTGATCGGCGAGGCCGGCCTGACCACCGCGCTGCACGAGGCCGGCTTCATCATGACGGACACCAACCCCGATTACGTGGTCGTCGGCGAGACCCGCAGCTACTCGTTCGACGCGATCACGAAGGCGATCCGCCTGATCGGCAAGGGCGCCCGCTTCATCTCGACCAACCCCGACGCGACCGGCCCGAGCGCCGAGGGCCCGCTGCCGGCGACCGGCGCGGTGACGGCGATGATCACGAAGGCGACCGGGATGGACCCCTACGTCATCGGCAAGCCCAACCCGATGATGTTCCGCTCGGCGATGAACCGCATCGGCGCCCACTCGGAGAACACGGCCATGATCGGCGACCGGATGGACACCGACGTGGTCGCGGGCATCGAGGCCGGCCTCCACACCATCCTGGTGCTCACCGGCATCAGCGACGAGGCCGAGATCGGCCGCTACCCCTTCCGCCCCGACGAGATCCTGTCCGGCGTGAACGAGCTCGTCACGAAGGAGCCCGTCGAGACGGAGCTCTGA
- a CDS encoding septum formation family protein: MFGRAEESSAADPAVTGGGPTPPDQAAPVAEETAPAAASIPPIDQEGGFEALLRAADQPRVDEEPEEAGGFHWNLTPGVQPVRGAAEAPVSEAAMAVAPEPVAPEPVAPEPTTPTTPTAPGAFEAPSFAASLRMPQPPGAQHEDRPAENAPGEGAATERSAVQPPVDEQPSPATTEDASDDADQRGHGLAALLGLGPAADDTPPKWSVIGDTTGIIPLPRDAVRPRGGAQQPPASDGLTTDMPAGVFVPPFASEPVVPPVAPVPPAVTTPSAPAVPPAFAAHNEPPAAAEPVLPPPPASHIFEPTGGADVPTAQLNTAEIAALLADTGTGSAAGADTASTSAGIAADDAASAPVGSAVADVAPVGVTADAAPSVDALPRPGADATQPVEAASNLQPDDAIAETVDAGPAFEPFAATDIADAGAPDEVATGPGPDAFAPNGEDDEEDGLALLFGDTVSEQETDHGEVAGDHATDVSGGEEPAADSLAVAPLVAAPASGDPGPGSATPATPTEPSGIDAILFPTDDETTTGTDEPDADEPGAYEPGANEPGAAGEGPQAQGTAAAEGVPPLTAPTPVFDFDAPTIAFSTQPDADEAAAPRAEEPPRAAAHAASSLSHSVPPGETQPSRPVAGAGSDTVSATAAGVAARTAAGSPFTATAAAGSGGGAAASATSTTTSGPRGPFDLKEHRLLFAIAGGLAILLVLVGLFALGTRLPSMFGAAAPAVPAASAPSSAKPSATPTPTPTPTPTVTPKPAAPAAAGEQKWDALGGGECIQPFTTPWAETFTVVDCATPHAAQMVWTDVLSADLAAPYPGADALAQQIGALCTAPGVIDLDAGAQYTGLQVQGSFPATDQQWAAGQRSYYCFASRSTGEPLTSSVAGGGPTG, translated from the coding sequence GTGTTCGGTCGTGCTGAGGAGAGCTCCGCTGCTGATCCGGCGGTGACCGGCGGGGGACCGACGCCTCCCGACCAGGCCGCGCCTGTCGCGGAGGAGACCGCTCCGGCGGCGGCGAGCATTCCGCCGATCGACCAGGAGGGCGGCTTCGAGGCCCTGCTCCGCGCCGCAGACCAGCCGCGGGTCGACGAGGAACCGGAGGAGGCGGGAGGCTTCCACTGGAACCTGACACCCGGCGTGCAGCCGGTGCGCGGGGCTGCGGAGGCCCCTGTGTCGGAGGCGGCTATGGCGGTCGCGCCCGAGCCTGTCGCGCCCGAGCCTGTCGCGCCCGAGCCGACCACTCCGACCACTCCGACAGCTCCCGGCGCGTTCGAGGCGCCGAGCTTCGCCGCTTCCCTCCGGATGCCGCAGCCGCCTGGGGCGCAGCACGAGGACCGGCCGGCCGAGAACGCACCCGGCGAAGGCGCGGCGACCGAGCGATCGGCCGTGCAGCCTCCCGTCGATGAGCAGCCGTCGCCGGCCACGACGGAGGACGCGTCGGATGATGCGGACCAGCGAGGACACGGGCTCGCCGCCCTGCTGGGCCTCGGTCCCGCCGCCGATGACACGCCTCCGAAGTGGTCGGTCATCGGGGACACGACGGGGATCATCCCGCTTCCGCGGGACGCGGTTCGTCCGCGGGGTGGCGCGCAGCAGCCTCCCGCGTCGGACGGCCTGACGACGGACATGCCGGCGGGCGTGTTCGTGCCCCCGTTCGCGTCCGAACCGGTGGTTCCTCCTGTTGCGCCGGTGCCGCCGGCCGTCACCACTCCGTCGGCGCCCGCCGTCCCTCCGGCGTTCGCGGCGCACAATGAGCCGCCGGCAGCCGCCGAGCCGGTGCTGCCGCCGCCTCCCGCCTCCCACATCTTCGAGCCGACGGGCGGGGCCGACGTGCCGACCGCTCAGTTGAACACTGCTGAGATCGCAGCCCTCCTCGCGGACACGGGGACCGGGTCGGCCGCAGGTGCTGACACGGCATCCACCTCTGCAGGCATCGCGGCTGATGACGCGGCGTCCGCCCCCGTCGGTTCAGCGGTTGCTGACGTGGCTCCCGTCGGTGTGACTGCTGACGCGGCCCCGTCGGTCGACGCGCTGCCGAGGCCGGGCGCGGACGCGACCCAGCCGGTGGAGGCGGCCTCCAACCTTCAGCCGGACGACGCCATCGCAGAGACGGTGGATGCGGGCCCCGCGTTCGAGCCCTTCGCCGCGACCGACATCGCCGATGCGGGAGCGCCGGACGAGGTCGCCACCGGTCCCGGACCGGATGCGTTCGCCCCGAACGGCGAGGACGACGAGGAGGACGGCCTCGCCCTCCTGTTCGGGGACACTGTCTCCGAGCAGGAGACCGATCACGGCGAAGTCGCCGGAGATCATGCGACCGACGTGAGCGGTGGGGAAGAGCCGGCCGCCGACTCATTGGCCGTCGCACCTCTCGTGGCTGCCCCTGCTTCTGGCGACCCCGGGCCGGGGTCCGCCACACCGGCCACGCCGACGGAACCGTCCGGTATCGACGCGATCCTCTTCCCGACGGACGACGAGACCACCACCGGCACGGACGAGCCGGACGCGGACGAGCCCGGCGCCTACGAGCCCGGCGCCAACGAGCCCGGTGCGGCCGGCGAGGGCCCGCAGGCCCAGGGCACGGCCGCCGCCGAGGGCGTCCCGCCGTTGACCGCCCCGACACCGGTGTTCGACTTCGACGCTCCGACCATTGCGTTCTCGACGCAGCCCGATGCGGACGAGGCGGCGGCCCCGCGCGCCGAGGAGCCGCCGCGCGCGGCAGCCCACGCCGCGTCCTCCCTCAGCCACAGCGTTCCCCCGGGAGAGACGCAGCCGTCGCGTCCGGTGGCCGGCGCCGGATCGGACACGGTTTCTGCGACCGCGGCCGGCGTCGCCGCTCGGACCGCCGCGGGTTCGCCGTTCACCGCGACCGCCGCGGCAGGGTCCGGAGGCGGCGCCGCCGCGTCAGCGACCTCGACCACGACGAGCGGGCCGCGCGGGCCGTTCGACCTCAAGGAGCACCGGCTGTTGTTCGCGATCGCGGGCGGGCTGGCGATTCTCCTGGTCCTGGTCGGGCTGTTCGCGCTCGGTACGCGGCTCCCCTCGATGTTCGGAGCCGCGGCACCGGCGGTCCCTGCGGCCTCCGCACCGTCGTCGGCGAAGCCGTCCGCCACTCCGACTCCGACTCCCACGCCCACCCCGACCGTCACGCCGAAGCCGGCCGCCCCTGCCGCCGCCGGCGAGCAGAAGTGGGATGCGCTCGGCGGCGGCGAGTGCATCCAGCCGTTCACCACACCGTGGGCGGAGACGTTCACGGTCGTCGACTGCGCGACTCCGCACGCCGCCCAGATGGTGTGGACCGACGTGCTCTCCGCCGACCTCGCCGCCCCGTACCCGGGCGCGGACGCCCTGGCCCAGCAGATCGGCGCGCTGTGCACCGCGCCGGGCGTCATCGACCTCGACGCGGGCGCGCAGTACACGGGACTCCAGGTGCAGGGATCGTTCCCGGCCACCGACCAGCAGTGGGCTGCCGGCCAGCGCTCGTACTACTGCTTCGCATCGCGCTCGACGGGCGAGCCGCTCACCTCGTCGGTCGCTGGAGGCGGTCCCACCGGCTGA
- the pyrE gene encoding orotate phosphoribosyltransferase, producing the protein MTDARQQLIDYISAEAVFHGDFTLTSGKKATYYVDLRKVSLDHRVAPLIGQVMLDLIAGVEDVSAVGGMTMGADPVAAAILHQGAARGLAYDAFVVRKEPKDHGRGKQVEGPDLAGKRVIVLEDTSTTGGSPLKAAEALEKVGAVIAAVAVVVDRDTGAREAIEAAGYPYYAAIGLKDLGLE; encoded by the coding sequence GTGACCGACGCACGACAGCAGCTCATCGACTACATCTCGGCCGAGGCCGTGTTCCACGGCGACTTCACGCTGACCAGCGGCAAGAAGGCCACCTACTACGTCGACCTGCGCAAGGTCAGCCTCGACCACCGGGTCGCGCCCCTGATCGGCCAGGTCATGCTCGACCTCATCGCCGGGGTGGAGGATGTGTCGGCCGTCGGCGGCATGACCATGGGGGCGGACCCCGTCGCCGCCGCGATCCTGCACCAGGGCGCCGCGCGCGGGCTCGCCTACGACGCCTTCGTCGTGCGCAAGGAGCCGAAGGACCACGGCCGCGGCAAGCAGGTCGAGGGCCCGGACCTCGCCGGCAAGCGCGTGATCGTGCTCGAGGACACCTCCACGACGGGAGGCTCCCCGCTCAAGGCCGCCGAGGCCCTCGAGAAGGTGGGCGCCGTGATCGCCGCCGTCGCCGTCGTGGTCGACCGCGACACCGGGGCGCGCGAGGCCATCGAGGCCGCCGGCTACCCCTACTACGCCGCGATCGGCCTGAAGGACCTGGGGCTGGAGTAG
- a CDS encoding exodeoxyribonuclease III, giving the protein MRIATWNVNSIRTRVSRVVDWAVREDVDVLAMQEIKCKPEQFPYAPFEEAGYEVVLHGLNQWNGVAIASRLPIADVEIGFPDMPGFLKDHDGPDLPKEARAIGATIEGVRLWSLYVPNGRALADPHYTYKLDWLAALSADTRAWLAADPDLPLALMGDWNVAPLDSDVGDPSLVPGLSTHISPPERAAFADFEAAGLTDVVRPLVPEGYTYWDYKQLRFPRNEGLRIDFILGSRAFADRVEAASIHRNERKGDAPSDHVPVLVQLADPAAAEDDDDRPMIFG; this is encoded by the coding sequence ATGCGCATCGCCACCTGGAATGTGAACTCCATCCGCACCCGCGTCTCCCGCGTCGTGGACTGGGCGGTGCGCGAAGACGTGGATGTCCTGGCCATGCAGGAGATCAAGTGCAAGCCGGAGCAGTTTCCGTACGCGCCCTTCGAGGAGGCCGGGTACGAGGTCGTGCTGCACGGCCTGAACCAGTGGAACGGCGTCGCGATCGCGAGCCGGCTGCCCATCGCCGACGTCGAGATCGGCTTCCCCGACATGCCCGGCTTCCTGAAGGACCACGACGGCCCCGACCTGCCCAAGGAGGCCCGCGCGATCGGCGCCACGATCGAGGGCGTGCGGCTGTGGAGCCTGTACGTGCCCAACGGCCGCGCGCTCGCCGACCCGCACTACACGTACAAGCTGGACTGGCTGGCCGCGCTGTCCGCGGACACGCGCGCCTGGCTGGCGGCCGACCCCGACCTCCCGCTGGCGCTCATGGGCGACTGGAACGTCGCCCCGCTCGACTCCGACGTCGGCGACCCGAGCCTGGTCCCCGGCCTCTCGACGCACATCTCGCCGCCCGAGCGCGCCGCGTTCGCGGACTTCGAGGCGGCGGGCCTGACCGACGTCGTGCGCCCGCTGGTGCCAGAGGGGTACACGTACTGGGACTACAAGCAGCTCCGCTTCCCACGCAACGAGGGGCTGCGGATCGACTTCATCCTGGGGTCGCGGGCGTTCGCCGACCGGGTGGAGGCTGCGAGCATCCACCGCAACGAGCGCAAGGGCGACGCGCCCAGCGACCACGTGCCCGTGCTCGTGCAGCTCGCGGACCCGGCCGCCGCCGAGGACGACGACGACCGGCCGATGATCTTCGGCTGA
- a CDS encoding ABC transporter ATP-binding protein — MAATAASTASPVEFAGVGRSFAAQKRRGHDSGVRTVLRDITLRVEPGEVVAILGPSGCGKSTLLRIAGGLDTPTAGTALIDGTAVSGIDPRCAIGFQEPRLLPWRSLADNVALGLPRGLDRAEGRQRVARLLDLVGLSGSAHLRPREVSGGMAQRASLARALARNPGVLLLDEPFGALDALTRLKMQDLLLDVHAAAPTTILLVTHDVDEALQLADRIILLGAAEDDTAEPPGATVRRVTTVPGERPRDRGSAELAELRAELLDGLGIDRHGNAHHPGAATFSTPVPARG, encoded by the coding sequence ATGGCCGCCACCGCCGCATCCACCGCCTCCCCCGTCGAGTTCGCCGGCGTGGGCCGGTCGTTCGCGGCGCAGAAGCGGCGGGGTCACGACTCCGGGGTCCGGACCGTCCTGCGCGACATCACCCTCCGCGTCGAGCCCGGTGAGGTCGTCGCGATCCTCGGCCCGAGCGGCTGCGGCAAGTCGACGCTGCTGCGCATCGCCGGCGGCCTCGACACTCCGACCGCCGGCACCGCGCTGATCGACGGCACGGCCGTCTCCGGCATCGACCCGCGGTGCGCGATCGGCTTCCAGGAGCCGCGGCTGCTGCCGTGGCGCTCCCTCGCCGACAACGTCGCCCTGGGCCTGCCGCGCGGCCTCGACCGCGCAGAAGGCCGTCAGCGCGTCGCGCGCCTGCTCGACCTGGTCGGCCTCTCCGGCTCGGCCCACCTGCGGCCGCGGGAGGTCTCCGGCGGCATGGCGCAGCGCGCCTCGCTCGCGCGCGCCCTCGCCCGCAACCCCGGCGTGCTGCTGCTCGACGAGCCGTTCGGCGCCCTCGACGCGCTGACCCGGCTGAAGATGCAGGACCTCCTGCTCGACGTGCACGCGGCAGCGCCCACCACGATCCTCCTCGTCACCCACGACGTCGACGAGGCCCTCCAACTCGCCGATCGCATCATCCTGCTCGGCGCGGCGGAGGACGACACCGCGGAGCCGCCCGGCGCCACCGTCCGCCGGGTCACCACGGTCCCCGGCGAACGCCCGCGCGACCGCGGTTCGGCGGAGCTCGCCGAGCTGCGCGCCGAGCTGCTCGACGGGCTCGGCATCGACCGGCACGGGAACGCGCACCACCCGGGCGCCGCAACGTTCTCCACACCCGTACCCGCGCGCGGCTGA
- a CDS encoding aliphatic sulfonate ABC transporter substrate-binding protein gives MRRTPTIVTALAAAAAATALLLTGCVAGEGSAAEPKSTSGTTQGGTLNIDFATYNPLSLVIKKEGWLEKALKKQGITVNWVQSAGSNKANEALRSGAIDVGSTAGSAALLARSNGSPIKTIDIFSQPEWSAIVVGPNSDITSVEQLKGKQVAATKGTDPYFFLLQALEANGLSAGDVTIQNLQHADGWAALQNGSVQAWSGLDPIMANAEKSGAKLIYRNVSFNTYGFLNATESFLKDKPDVAQTVVNTYEYARAWAQEHPDETAQILSDVAGIDKQVATTVITERTNLDVSPIPGDAQVKVLKKVGPIFVESGDVRAQSDIDAALKSLLDPSFAKAADPSAIAG, from the coding sequence ATGCGCCGCACTCCCACCATCGTCACCGCCCTCGCGGCCGCCGCCGCGGCGACGGCCCTGCTCCTCACCGGCTGCGTGGCCGGCGAGGGCTCGGCCGCCGAGCCGAAGAGCACCTCCGGCACCACCCAGGGCGGCACGCTCAACATCGACTTCGCCACCTACAACCCGCTCAGCCTGGTCATCAAGAAGGAGGGCTGGCTCGAGAAGGCGCTGAAGAAGCAGGGCATCACCGTCAACTGGGTGCAGTCCGCCGGCTCCAACAAGGCCAACGAGGCGCTGCGGTCCGGCGCCATCGACGTCGGCTCGACCGCAGGATCGGCCGCGTTGCTCGCCCGCTCGAACGGCTCCCCGATCAAGACGATCGACATCTTCTCGCAGCCCGAGTGGTCCGCGATCGTGGTCGGCCCGAACTCCGACATCACCTCGGTGGAGCAGCTCAAGGGCAAGCAGGTGGCCGCGACCAAGGGCACCGACCCGTACTTCTTCCTGCTGCAGGCGCTGGAGGCCAACGGGCTCTCGGCCGGCGACGTCACCATCCAGAACCTCCAGCACGCCGACGGCTGGGCCGCGCTGCAGAACGGCTCGGTGCAGGCGTGGAGCGGGCTCGACCCGATCATGGCCAACGCCGAGAAGTCGGGCGCCAAGCTGATCTACCGCAACGTGTCGTTCAACACCTACGGCTTCCTCAACGCGACCGAGTCCTTCCTGAAGGACAAGCCGGATGTCGCGCAGACCGTCGTGAACACGTACGAGTACGCCCGCGCCTGGGCGCAGGAGCACCCGGACGAGACGGCGCAGATCCTCTCCGACGTCGCCGGCATCGACAAGCAGGTGGCGACGACGGTGATCACCGAGCGCACCAACCTCGACGTCTCGCCGATCCCCGGTGACGCGCAGGTGAAGGTGCTGAAGAAGGTCGGCCCGATCTTCGTCGAGTCCGGCGACGTGCGGGCGCAGAGCGATATCGACGCCGCGCTGAAGTCGCTGCTCGACCCGTCGTTCGCCAAGGCCGCCGACCCGAGCGCCATCGCGGGCTGA